TAGTAGTGGTTCGCGAATCCGGCGTCGAGTTCGCCGTCAGCGACCGCTTGGGAGACCGCATACTCGTCGGGGTAGGATTCGATCCCACTGTCGACGATTCCCTGCAGCCACTCGCGGGTGGCTTCGTCGCCTTCGAGCTGGCGCATCGCGGTGACGAACCCCTGACAGGAAGGGTAGGACGGTGCCCACCCCATATCGCCCTCGAAGTCGGGGAACGCCATCACGTTGGAGGGGATCTCCGAGGCGCTGTAGGCGTCGGTGTTGAACGGCACCGACCGGGCGCGGCCGGAGATACCGGTCCACTGCTCGGTGTGGAACTCATCGCGCACCAGATCGGTGATCTCCGAGGACAGCGCCTGCGTCCGGCCCGCATCAGCGAGCGCGCCGAGGCCGCCGGAGTCGACGGTGTAGAACACGTCGGCGGGCGTCCCTTCGCCCTCCGTTTCGATCTGGGTGACCAGATCGCTGCCGCTGCCGTAGCGGGGGACCGGATCGAAATCCGGGTAGGTATCGTCAAAAAACGAGATCAGCTCGCCGACGAGGAACTCGCCGCGGCCGGAGTAGATCGTCAGTTCGCCCTCAAGATCCGGCATCTCGGCTATCGGCGTCCCGCCGGGGGCATCCCGCCCCTCGCGACCCGAGCCGATCTGGCCGACCGAGGAGTCGACTGTCTCCTCGTTGTCGGCCCCACCGAAGAGGCCAGTACATCCTGCAAGTGTCACCGAACCAATCGCCGCCGATCCGGCAAGGAATCGTCGACGGTTGGATCGTCCAAACGAATCGTGTTGGTTGCTCATGTTTTTAGGCTAGCCTAAAACAACTTATACCCGTCGGTTCGCTGCTGGTTCGGCGGCCTGCTCGATGCCTTCGAGGCAGTCGAGCCAATCGCCCATGAACTCGCCGATGTAGTTGAAGAAGTCACCGTTGTTGTACTCCGACCAGTCGCCGTCTGCGAGTTCCTCGGCCATCGCCGCGAAAATGCGGGCGTAGGGGTCGTCGGCATCCGAGAGGTCGGGGTCGACCTCGTCGACGATCTCCCAGAGGTGTTCGTTGAGTTCGAGGCCAGGGACCTCGTTGTTGAGGTCGTCGAAGGTGCTTCGTGGGGCCTTGTTGTGCTCACACAGCGGGAGGCCGTTGTAGATCTGCTTGTCGAGGATGTCGCAAGCACGCTTGAGGAACACGCCCGACCAGATGTCGTCGAACCGGCCGACGTCCCACTCGTTTTCGTCCATCGGGAGTTGGTAGAACGCCGGAATCACTTCACGCTCGAAGGCGAGATTCATCGAGCAAACAGTCAGATAGTTGTCCTCGGCAGCGACGAAATCGCCCTCGAAATCCTCTCGCGTGGTTCGGGTCTGAGCCTGTCCCTGCAGGTCGCCGTCCATCAGAATCCGGACCGCATCGAGATCGGGCACGTTGGTCCACAGCCCCTGCGAGGCGACGATGTTGTCGACCTCGGTCGTCTCGGTCTCAACGCTCTCGTGCATCGCCGAGTAGGGGTAGCCACGCGGGTAGAGATCGTGTTCCTCGGCGTTCTGGTAGAGGACGTTGACCCACTGCTCGTCCGAGGAAACCGATTCGATCTCGCCCTCGAAGTCGAGATTCTCCATGTGGGTTCCGAAGAAGTCCTCGTCGTGAGGCAGGGTGTCGTCGTCGATAAAGAAACCGTAGTCGTAGTCGCCGGCCCACATGTAGAGCAGGCCGAAACTCGTCTCGGCGTGGCTGGCCGCGGGGACGATGTGGCTGTACTCCGAAACGTCGTGGGCCTCGAACCACTCCTCTCGGCGCGAGCCGTCGAAGACTTCGCCGTCGACGCCCTCCTCGTCCAACATCGCCTGCATCTCGTCGGTGTCACAGAAATCTTCGGTGATGAGGACGACGTGAAGCCGCGAGAGGTCGAAGTCGTGATCGCGGGCGTTCTGGAAGTACGACCGCATGCATTCGTACTCCCGGATCGTCGGCACCATAACGCAAATGTCCTGACTCATTTCAGTATCTGATTCTTTTTAGGCTATCCTAAAATATTGTCGGTCTCGGCCGAATCGGCTACTGCGTGGCTGCTGCCACGAGATTACTGAGCAGCCTCCGCGGCGGTCCCCTGTTGGGCGGCCTCCGTCGGCGAGACGCCCAGCAGGGTGATCGCTGCGGCCCCGCCGACGAGCGTAACTCCGTTTTTAAGCGCGTGGTCGACGACGGCAGCGGCGAGCGCGGTTGGCGCGCCGATTGGTGTGAGCGCGACGACCAAGGCGGTAAAGGCGGCCTCGTAGAGGCCGATGCCGCCCTGTGAGAGCGGCAGAACCTTGGCGAGATTGCCGACGCTCACCGCGAGCGTCCCGACCGCAAGCAGAGGGCCAAGGGCCAGACCGCTGTCGAGAGCCGCGAGCACGAGAATCGCAGTGCCAACGTCCAGCGACCAGATCAGGAGGCTTCCGGCTCCGATGACGCTTATCGCGCGTGGGTTCCGGGCGACGACCGCGATATCACCGGCGAAACTGGCGATGGCTGCAACCGGTTTCCGAAGTTGCGGAAACTGGTCGACAACGCTCGCGGCAATCGAGCCGGGTCGACGGCCCGAACGTGCGACCAGCACCGTCGAGACGCCGACAACGAGGGTGATCGCAGTCACGCCACCGGCGGCGAGGAGCGCGGTTCTGGCCCCGTCGGCTTCAGCGACCAGTTCCAGCGGGCCAGCGACGCCGCCGAGGGCGAGCCACGCGAGGGTGACCCCACCGAGCACCGCAATCGAGGCGAGATCGAAGACGCGTTCGATGGCCAACGACGCGAAGCCAGCGGGGTACGGCACCTCCCGGCGGGCGTGCAGGATGTAGGCCCGAACCGAATCACCGGCCCGCGCCGGAAGCACGAGGTTCGCCGTCTGGCTTATAAAGACCGCAAGGGTGAGAAACGTCGACCCCAGCGGATAGCCAGTGGTCGACAGCACCTCGCCGTACCGCTTGCCCCGAAGCGGCCACGAGAGGGTATAGAGGCCGACAGCGGCCGCAAGCAGCCACGGGTCGGTCCGAGCGACAATCGTGAGCACCGCGTCGACGTCGACGTCCCGAAGCGCGACGAGCAGGCCAGCAAAAATGAGCACTGTCCCCCCGATTGTGAGATGGCGTCGGGTCACCAAGGCTCGAAGGCCGTCTGTCCACCGACCGCCGGAGCGAGTCATACACGTTCGGTTCGTACAGAGATATTTAAGCCCACCTAAAACTCGATCAGGAGTCGGTTTCGAGACGGCTACCTGTAGAATCGTGAAACACAGGACTGTGCAATACTGGTTAGCAGAGTTCGTCGATCAGTTCGCGTGTCGACCGTCGAACCGCCGCGTCACTGCTGAGGGTTGGCTCCCAGCCGAGCGCCGAGAGTTTCTCGATGGACAGGCGCATCTTCGGCACGTCGCCGGTCCAGCCGCGGTCGCCGCCGGTATACTCGTAGTCGGGGTCGAGGTCCATTTCGTCGGCGACGATAGCGGCGATTCGGTCGACCGAGGTCGTCGTTCGCGTCCCGAGGTTGTAGCTGTTGACCGCGTCGGTCGCGTTAGCGACGATATGCAGCATGGCGTCGACGCAGTCGGTGATGTGGAGATAGGATTTTTCCTGTCGACCGTCGCCGAGAATAGTGAGGGTATCAGGGTTCTCGGTGAGTTTCTCGATGAAGTCCGGGATGACTGCGCCGCGGAGACCGGGTCCGACGACGTTGGCGAATCGGAAGTTCCAGACCGTGAGGTCGTGGCTGTGAGCGCGTGCCGACAGCAGCCCCTCGTCGGCGAGTTTGCCCGCACCGTAGGCGCTGATCGGTTCGAGCGGGGCGTAATCCTCGGGTGTGGGTCGCGGAGCCTCGCCGTAGACGGTCGACGAGGAGGTGTAGGCGATCTGGGTCACATCCGCGTCGGCCATCGCCTCCAAGAGGTTCAGCGTCATTTTGGTGTTGTCCTCGAACTGGCCGTGGGGGCGGTCGGTGTTGACGAGTTTCGACGCCGCGAGGTGGAACACGAGGTCGATGTCGTCGAGGACGCCATCGAGGGCGTCGGGGTCGGTGAGGTCGGCCTCGACGAAGCGCGCGTCGTCGGCAACGCGGTCCCGCGAGCCGGTCGAGCAGTTGTCGACGACGGTTACGGCCGCGCCGTCTGCGAGGAGTCGGTCGACGAGATGTGAGCCGACGAAGCCTGCGCCGCCGGTGACGAGGATTCGCTGATCCGAAATGTCCATGCGCTGTAGAATCGATGGCCAGTAATTAACGGTTTGGCTCTGCGTCGACGAGTCGTTCAGCGATGCCAATAAGCGTCTGTCCGGCCGTGACAGTTGCTTCGCGGGCAATCGAGTAGACGATTCCCTCGCGGTCGGCGGTTGCGTCCTGCAGTGACTCGTAGCTCGTCGGGTCGTACACGGTCCCCAGCCGGTCGCCTTCGTCGACTGCCATGCCGAGGTCGACACCCTCCGCGACGACGAACAGCCCGGAGTCGGTGGCTCGCACCCGGCCGAGATGGTTTGTCGCCCGAGTGCCGTCCCACGGTTCGGGCTCGCCGTCGAGTAGGTCGAGGTGTCGACAGAGGTCGACTAAACCGCGGAGTCCGGCCGCAATCGCCTCCCCGTCTAACTGCTTGTTCGAGCCGAGTTCCGGCGTAATTGCGGGGATTCCCTCGCGGGTTGCGGCCACCCGGAGCTTGCGGCCGAAGTTTCGGTCGTTCCACTCCGCGTCGGCGTCGTCTCCGGCGGCTTCGGCCAGCAGCACGTTGGTCCCGAAGGCTTCGGCCAGCTGGCGGGCATCGTCGTTTCCGCGAAGGTAGACGGTGTGAGTCAGCATCTCGGGACTCCCGGTGTGGAGGTCGACGATGGCGTCGGCCTCCTCGGCCTCCGCCCAGAGCCGGGCGGCCATTCGCTCGTGGACCGTCCCCTCGGGATCGCCCGGCCAACACCGGTTCATGTTCGGATGCGCCGAATCGATGGGTTCGGGCGTGGTGTAGGAAACCCGGTCGAATGTGAGGGGGTCCGCAAGCGGGACCGCAATCAGAGTGCCGTCGAGGGCGGTGTGGTCGACAGCGCCGGGAAGGTGGGCGGACTCGTCGCTGGTGAGACCGACGTGGAGTCGACGGAGGAGTTCGGTGCCGTTGATCTCCCGGCCGTGTTGGGCCGCCTGCACGTAGAGGGTGGGGCCGTCGCCAGTACCGTACCGGTGGACGGTGGTCTCGATCCGAACGCCGGAGGGGAGCCGGGCCAGCGTGGTCCGTTCGGCAGTGTGCATACACTTACCACAACCTATGGCCTTGTAGCAGTGAGGGATGGTCGACCGGTTTTATTGGGTCGGATCACGCGGTAGGCCGTATGCCGATTGAAACGCGTGACCACGCCCATCTCATCACGCACGCCTTGGCGAAAGACACGCTGTCGACGCTGCGGTCGGTCGAAACCGAGCAGGTCGATTTTCGAAAAGGACTGATACAACTCGGTCGACTCTGTGGCTACGAAATCATCGACGGCGCGATGGACACCGAGTTCGTCCCAATCGAAACCCCGCTGGCCGAGACCACCGGCGAACGCGTCAAAGGACTCGATGACGTCGTCATCATCAATGTCCTCCGAGCGGCAACCCCGTTTGTCGAAGGACTGCTCAAAGCGTTCCCCAGCGCCAAGCAGGGCGTCATCTCGGCCAGCCGCGACGAGAGCGCCGGAATGGACGACGACGGCGAGTTCCCGATCACCGTCGACTACGTCAAACTCCCCGAAATCACGAGCGACGACACCGTGATCGTCGCCGATCCCATGCTGGCGACCGGCTCGACGATCTGTGCGGTGCTCGACTACGTTCTCGAAGCGACCGACAGCTACGAGAACCTGTTTGTCCTCTCGGCGGTGTCGGCCCCGCCCGGGCTGGTGCGCGTCGACGAAACGTTCCCCGAGGTCGATATCCTCACTGTCGCTATCGACGACCGACTCAACGACGACGGCTTTATCATCCCTGGACTGGGCGATGCTGGCGACCGAACCTTCGGCACTACCTAATCAGTCCAACTCGACCCGCCCGCTGGTCGCATTTAACAGGCGTTCCCGGAGTTCGGCCGACTCGGTAACGGGCACCCGAACCGCGAAACTGGCCTGCTCGTCGTAGCTCGCCTCGAACTCGGCGGCGGTCGACTCCAGAATGCCGCGAACCGTCCCCGAATCGTCGTAGTCGACGCTAGCTTCAAACCGCTCGTGTGGCACCTGCTCGACGATGCCCGCGTCGTCGACGGCCTGCTTGACTGCCCCGGAGTAGGCACGTGCTAATCCGCCGACACCGAGATTAGTACCGCCATAATACCGCGTGACGACGGCGACGAGGTTCTGGAGTTCCTGTTGGACGAGCACGTTGAGTGCCGGTTTGCCCGACGAGCCGCTGGGCTCGCCGTCGTCGCTACACCACTCTCGGAGCATCACATCGCCGAGCTGGTCGGCCGAGACCTCACCTGCCGGAACGCGGTAGACCGGAACGTGGTGGGTCGCATCGGGGTAGGTCGACTCGACCTCCGCGATGACGGCCTCGGCCTCGTCGACGGTGTCGACCGGGGCGACGAGAGCGATAAACTCCGAGCCGTGGCGGTCGAGCGTGGCTTCGCCGCGGCCGGAAACGGTACGAAACGTTGCTGTCACGCCACGAGGTAGGATGTGGCGGCAGTAAGTGGTGTCGGTCAGCCCGATCCATATCGGTCGGGATGATGCAGATAGTAGAGCACAGCAAACGCCGCCACCCCCACGAGTTCGACGGTCTTCGAGACAAGCGCAAGCGGATCACCGGTAAGCGCCGTGAGTAATGGGTCACTAATCCAGAGTAAATAGCCACTAAACAGCGCTAGCAGCGTTCCCCCGCCAAGCGCGCTGAGTCGACGGTAGCGGTGGCCCCGAAACAGTGCCACAGCGACAGCGACCAACAGGAGCGCGACGGGGACAAAAAGAAATGGTCGACTGTCGGCAACGGGATTCAAAAGGAGCGACAACGAGAATCGCGGGATGGCCCAGATGAGATGGATCGCCGCGACAACGAGGGCTGCCTGAATCGCAACCAGTCGACACAGTCGCTCGATGGCCTGCATATTAAAACTCGATCCGGCGGACGAAGGGGAGTTCACGGATCTCCAACAGGAGGTCGCCGGGGAGTTCCTCGTCGGTGATGACGTGGAGCCGTGGCTCGTCGGTGAACTCGGGGTCCTCGCTGATGATCTGGCGAATCGTGATCTCGTAGTCAGCGATTAACCCGGTGACGGTGGCGACGATTCCCGACTCGTCGGCGGCGTCGACCTCGACTGTCATCACCGTCAAATCGAGGACGGGTGCGAGATCCCGTAGGCTCGGAATCGCCGAAATGTTGGTGAAGATACGCTGGAGTTCGGGGTCCGAAAGGATGACATCTGTAGTGGAGTCGACCACGCGGCGGTCGACGTCGATCTCGCGGGCGATCCCGGTGTAGGGGATCTCGATTCCGCCGGAGACGACCCGGCCCTCTTCGTTGACCGAGAAGCCACGCTCAAGCAGGAGGCGGATCACCGCCTGCTGGCTCGGGCTGCCCTCGAACTTCTCCATGATTTCGTCAAACATGGCTGGCTCCTGTGGCTGATCGGTCGTGAGGTCGGCTCACAGCTCGCCTTTCGTGCTCGGGGTGTCGCTTCGCCGCTCGTCGACCTGTGTGGCGTCGTCGAGCGCGCGGGCCAGTGACTTAAATAGGGCCTCGACTTCGTGGTGGGCGTTATCGCCCGAGACGATCTCGGCGTGGAGTGTCAGCCCGGCGTTGAGCGCCAGCGACTCGGCGAAGTGGCGGGCCATATCGCTCGTGAAGTCGCCGATCTGGTCCTGCGAAAAGTCGCCGTCGAAGACGAAGTAGGGTCGACCACTGACGTCGACGACGACCGAGGCCACCGCTTCGTCGAGTGGGACCCGGCGGTCGGCATACCGGACGATGCCGCGTTTGTCGCCCAGCGCCTCGTTGAGTGCTTCGCCAAGGGTGATGCCCACGTCCTCGACGGTGTGGTGGTCGTCGATTTCCAGGTCACCATCGCAGCGGACGGTGAGATCGAAGAGGCCGTGTTTGGCCAGTGCGGTCAGCATGTGGTCGAAAAAGCCGATCCCGGTGTCGACGGTCGACTCGCCGTCGCCGTCGAGATCCAGCGTCACCTCGATTGTGGTCTCGCCTGTCTCGCGGCTGACCGCTGCCGCCCGTGATGTCTCGCTCATAGCTGCACTCACACACGCGGGGAATATGGTGGTTGCGCTGTTATTGTCCGTTCGGTGCCGTCGGTCGACTCGTTTCGAGAGATGTCATCGGGACCGCTAGGTTTCGCTTACGGCGACCTCATACGTCTTATTCTGGTATCTCACGGCTCCACCGTCGTACCACACGGATGCATTGGTGTCGTCAGGTATCTCCGTTATGTTCAGATCGTCGGCGATCGCCCGCTCGAAGACCGTCTGCTGGTCGGCCGTGAGGTTCTCGTATCCGATCACAGATCCGTCCACAGCCGACGAGTTATCGATCCGCTCAGCGTGGAGAAACGCCGCAGCGGTTCGGTCAGGGGTCGTCGCGTCGTCCCAAACGGCGATCAGACCACCCCCCGCGATGACGGCACCGAAAACGAGTGCGATCAGCAAGAGCCGTTTCATTGATAGGTCGTATTCGGAACGAATACTTATAATCCCGGACCGGTCTTACAGGTACTATAGAATCGTCTCGGGGAACTACTCGGAAACGGCCTCGATCGCCGCATCCAGCCTAAAGGCCCCCTCATAAAGCGCGGTCCCGACGACGACCGCCGCCGCGCCAGCCTCCTGCAGAGCCAGTACGTCGTTGACCGACGCTACCCCCCCGCTGGCGACCACCGGGATGTCGACGGCCTCACACACCCGACTCACTAACTCCGTATTGACGCCCTCTAGCTGCCCTTCAACGTCGACATCGGTAAACAGGATCGCGCCCGCGCCGAGGTCCTCGTAGCGCCCGGCGGCCTCCGCGGGGTCGAGACCGGTCGACTCGGTCCACCCCGAGACGACGACCTCGCCGCCCTTCGCATCGAGGCTGACCATCACGCTTCCCGGATACCGCTCGGATATTTCGGCGACGATTTCGGGGGTTTCGACCGCTGCGGTGCCCAGAATCACGCGGTCGACGCCCATATCGAGGAGTTCAAAGGCGTCCTCGGCCGTTCGAATGCCGCCGCCGATCTGGAGGTCGGCGTCGGTCGACTCGATAATCGTCTCGAAAGCGTCGGCGTTGACGCGCTCGCCTTCGAAGGCGCCGTCGAGGTCGACCAGATGAAGCGTCTCGGCACCCTGCTGGATCCACTGGTCGGCGGCGGCCTGTGGCTCGCCGTACTGTTTTTCAGTGCCACGCTCGCCCGCGACGAGTTGGACGACGCCGCCGTCTTGGACGTCGACGGCCGGAATAACCTCAAACGTCGGAAACGGATCTGTCATAGCGTGTGGTTCGAGGGGCGAGTGATAAAACGCGACGATTGCAGTCGGAAGGCGACGGCCGCGCTCAGATAGCGAGGACGACGCTGACGACCTCACGGGTGAAGATCGCAGTCAGACAACCGAGCCACGTCAGCATGACGAAATGGATGTAGGCGGTCGCCTTGTTCCCGCCATCGATGGTCCGGATCATGATTGCCGACAGCGCCGCGTTGAACAGAATGACGAGCAGGAGCAAATACTCGATAAGCGGGATGTTGTAGGCCCCCGGATGGATGATCTGGCCGATGTTGAACTGTGAGACTTCGAGCGTCGTCGAGAAATCCGCGAGGATGTTGACGACTTCGAGACCGATGAAAAAGGCAAACGTTGCGGCGGCAGTAATCCCGTACAGCAGGCCGATCAGCGTCGTCGTCGCCTGCTTTCGCTGAACACGGAGCTGGTTGACCTGATTCATATTGGAGCTGATGATCTCGCCCAGCAGTTTGGTGTTGCCACCCATCTGTCGACCGACCAGAAACATCTCGCTGAACTTCTGGATGAGGTACGACCGGGATTCGATGGAGAACTCACCCCACGCCTGATCCGGGCTGAGCCGCATCCGGAGACGGCGGTAGAGTCGGTTGATGTTCGGTGACAGCGCACCGAAATCCTTCGTGCGGAGCGTTTCGAGGACCGCCGAGGTCGTCGCCTGTTTCGCGTTTTCAGCCGACCCAAGCGAGCGAATGAAGTTGGGAAACTGATCGTCGCGCTCGTGGATCGTCCGTTCTTCGTTTCGAAGGACGATTCCGGTCACCAAAAGCGGTGCTACCGGGAACCCGATGTAGGCTGGAAGTGGCACCTCATCGAGGAAGAAAAAGAGCCCGTCGACGCCCGGGCCGATGCCGAGGAAGCCGAACCCCATGAAGAACACCAACAGCATCGAGCCGACGCCACCGAACGCCAGCGACCCCCACAGTTTGCGGTTCTCGACGAACCGAGCCTCGGGGAAGTACCAGACCGGATCGTACGGTGCCATCGTCCGGATGACGAAGTAGAACCCCAACTGGACGAACATGAACATCACGATGACGCCAACGACTGTCAGCGTCGGATTAATCCCCGAGAGGATCGGCAGCACGACCGCGAAGACGAGCGCGAACGTCATCGAGAGGATCATCGACATGTAGAGATCCTTCATCACCTCGATGTTCGACAACGCGCCCTCGTACACCGTGCTGTACTGGTCCATCATGATGTCCTGCTCGTTGACGAGGAAATCCTTCATCTCTTGGCCGGCACCCAGAATGTAGCCCAGCCGTTCGAAGAAGTCCGCCAGCGCCTTGCTCGGGACCTCTTTGGCCCGTCGACGGCAGGCGTCGTCGAGACTCTGGTTCCAGGTGTCGACGAGATGGACGACGTGACCCAGCTCTTCGGCCAACACGCCGTATTCGTCTTCTTTGGCCAGCGTCCGGAACACTTCCATTCGGTCGATGTTGGTCATCGAGAGAACGGTCATGTGGGTCATCACCAGATGGAACTGGTTTTCGATCTTGATCCGGCGTTGGCTGATGTAGATTTTGGGATAGACGACTGCCGCAGCGACGATCAACAGCCCGAGAAGCGGCATCGGGAGCCTCACCAGAAGCGGGACCGTCAACAGGGCGGCACCGACGATAGTTAGTATAAAAAAGCCGAACGCTGGCAGGAGAATCGTCAGCAGATATCGCTTCCGCGACATCTCCAGTTGGTCGTAAGATGCCAGTAGCTCCGCGATAAACGACAGCAGCGTATCGAGCCTATCGCCTGACTGTTCGGTTTGTGTCGCCATTGGAGACACCTATTCGCCAGTAACCGGTGACGGACGCATCGAGAACGGTAGCCCTTCGACACCGTCACGCTGGAAGGAATCGATTGCCTCGTTGACCTCGTGGTAGCCCAACACACCCTCCTGAATCATGCGTTCGATAACGTCCGCACGGTAGTCGAGTTCGTCGTAGATGTCCCGGGTGTCGGCGTACCCCAGCAGCGTCGCGATCTGTTCTTCCAGTACGTAGGAGTTGTTCATCCCCTGGAAGATGATCTCATCTTCGACGGGGTCCCAGCTAAAGGCCTCACGCGTGACAACACCGTCCATCTCCGAGGAGTAGCCCTCGATCTCCTGAACACTGGTCACCCGTCGCAGCACGTCGTCGCCCTGTTTGACACGGTTCTGGAACAGTGCCACATCGGCAACGTCCATGAACGTCTCTGGAACGTTGATCGGTTCGCTGGTAAACCGCTGAATCATCGAGACGATGTCGCTCGCGTGGAACGTCAGCATGACGGGGTGGCCCGTCTGGGCGGCCTGGAACGCCATCCGTCCCTCGGCCCCACGAACCTCCCCGACGATAATGTAGTCAGGACGGGACCGCAGTGCCGCAGCCACGAGGTCGAACATGTCGACCTCACTCCCTTCCTCACCCTCTCGTGTCATGAGCTGCTGCCACGTATCGTGGGGCGGCAGCACCTCGGCGGTGTCCTCTGCGGTGTAGATCTTCGCGTCCCGTGGAATGAACGACAAGATTGCGTTGAGTGTCGTCGTCTTCCCGGATGCGGTCTCGCCGACAACGAAGACGGTCTGTTCGTTCTCCAGACAGAGCCAGAGGTAGGCCGACAGGCGTGGCGACAGCGTGTTCCAGTTGGTAATCTGGTTGATCGACAGCGGGACGCCCTCGCCCTGTCGGATCGTCATCGAGGGACCCTTGATCGAGACATCGTTGGAGTAGATGATGTTGACACGCGAACCGTCGGGCAGCGTCGAGTCGACAATCGGGTCGGAGTCCGAGACGGGATCTCCGATTCGCTCGCCCATGTTACGGAGCCAGCTGTCGTACTCTTCGAGCGTGCCGAAGTCGACGGTCGTCGGCATCATGCCGAACGTTCCGTGGTCGACGTGGCACTCGTGAGGGCCGATAACGTGAATATCCTCGTTCTGTGTGTCACGCATCACCGGTTCGAGCGGGCCGAAACCGACGATATCCCGGTTGAGCCGGTAGCGAATGGAGTCGTAGGTCTGCTGGTTGACCTCTATTTTCCCAAGGTTCCAAAACTGCTTGACTCGATCATAAAAATTGGTCTCGCCGTCGGAGATGTAGGTCGCGTCTTCCAGCAGCTCCTCGATGAGGTCGTCGTACTCGGACTCGTCGTCCGGCGAATCGCGGTGACCACTCATCGAAAGCAGCTTGCGTTTGACCTTCTCGAGGATCACCGCCTCCGAGTCCGACAGCGTCGGCTCGACGGTGTAGTATTTGAGCTTTTGACCAACGTCACCGTGAACGTGGCAGAAAATCGGGCCGCCGACTGGGTACAGCACGTTCGGCCGTTTGGACTCGTAGTCTTCGGGATCGTCGGCGAACACAGGGAACTCACCAGTAATCTGCTTGAACTTCATCAGGTGCTCGCGGAGGTGCGGCTTCCGCATTGCCATCTGCTTGAGTTCGTCAGACGGCTTGGGAGTTCCCATTTCAGTCATTGTGTAATTCTCCTATGCGACACTACGGCTCTCAATGACAATACCAGTTCCGGATCTTACGGAAAATCCGATTGTATCCCCGACCTGTTCGCCCATCCCGGCAAATCGCTTGACCTGAAGCTGTCGACGGATGTCGTTGCCGACCTCGATCATCTGGATCTCGATAAACACGTCAGCAATCGACCGGAAGGGGCCGATTGCTTCCTCGTCGACCGTCGAGGGGTCGACGGTGAGGACGATGATCTTGCCGTCGGAGATCATATCTCGGAAAAACGAGATGATCTCGAGGGCGGCCTGTCGCTCGTCGTTCTGGCGGACAAGGGATTCAAAAGTGGGATCGTTTCGGAGGATGGCATCGAAGGTGTCGATGATGACGACATCCGGCTCCCACATCACTTCGGCTTCCATCAGCCGTTTGAGAAGCTGTTTTCGTTCGGTGTCGGCGTCGCCGCGGAGCGCCCCAGCGCTGTCGAAGTCCGCATGGAGGAACAGTAGCTCCTCGCGAAGCAACGGCTTGGTGATGTTGTAGGAAAGCGAGTGCATCTGGTCGATGAACCCCGAGACGGTCAGCTCAGTCGAGAGGAACGTCACCGAGTGGTCCTCCTGGGTGAACCCGTAGCTGAACCGCTGGCTGATCGCACTTTTGCCGGCTCCGTAGTCACCCTCTAGGAGGACGATACTGCCACGCGGGATGCCGCCTCCCAGCTCTTTGTTCAGACGGTCGTGATCCTCCATTCCCAGCGACAGTAGGTTGCGTTGTGCTCTGCTCATTGTTATGTTCCTCTGAATTCAAACGTCTCTTCGTCTTCGTTCACCGTCAAAAACAGTCGGTTGCCTCCCGACTGAATATCGATCTCGGGATTATCATCTATCGTGATCTCGACGACCTCTCCTGGTCGCCAGATCTCATCCCCACTGTTAGCATCACTGATATCGACGTTCGCGTTCGGAATAAACCGACCGTTGAACACGATGTCGACTGCCGAGGCATCACTTATTGGCACGCCTTGTGAG
This sequence is a window from Halohasta litchfieldiae. Protein-coding genes within it:
- a CDS encoding extracellular solute-binding protein produces the protein MSNQHDSFGRSNRRRFLAGSAAIGSVTLAGCTGLFGGADNEETVDSSVGQIGSGREGRDAPGGTPIAEMPDLEGELTIYSGRGEFLVGELISFFDDTYPDFDPVPRYGSGSDLVTQIETEGEGTPADVFYTVDSGGLGALADAGRTQALSSEITDLVRDEFHTEQWTGISGRARSVPFNTDAYSASEIPSNVMAFPDFEGDMGWAPSYPSCQGFVTAMRQLEGDEATREWLQGIVDSGIESYPDEYAVSQAVADGELDAGFANHYYIQRVLDGSPNAPIETAFTEGDAGSIFDVAGAAVIDQADDPELAQNFIRHLLSAEAQEYFAVETFEYPLISGVDPVGRLPSIDELDVPDLTLSELSDVETTIDMMRDVGIQT
- a CDS encoding alpha-1 4-glucan-protein synthase, yielding MSQDICVMVPTIREYECMRSYFQNARDHDFDLSRLHVVLITEDFCDTDEMQAMLDEEGVDGEVFDGSRREEWFEAHDVSEYSHIVPAASHAETSFGLLYMWAGDYDYGFFIDDDTLPHDEDFFGTHMENLDFEGEIESVSSDEQWVNVLYQNAEEHDLYPRGYPYSAMHESVETETTEVDNIVASQGLWTNVPDLDAVRILMDGDLQGQAQTRTTREDFEGDFVAAEDNYLTVCSMNLAFEREVIPAFYQLPMDENEWDVGRFDDIWSGVFLKRACDILDKQIYNGLPLCEHNKAPRSTFDDLNNEVPGLELNEHLWEIVDEVDPDLSDADDPYARIFAAMAEELADGDWSEYNNGDFFNYIGEFMGDWLDCLEGIEQAAEPAANRRV
- a CDS encoding lysylphosphatidylglycerol synthase transmembrane domain-containing protein → MTRSGGRWTDGLRALVTRRHLTIGGTVLIFAGLLVALRDVDVDAVLTIVARTDPWLLAAAVGLYTLSWPLRGKRYGEVLSTTGYPLGSTFLTLAVFISQTANLVLPARAGDSVRAYILHARREVPYPAGFASLAIERVFDLASIAVLGGVTLAWLALGGVAGPLELVAEADGARTALLAAGGVTAITLVVGVSTVLVARSGRRPGSIAASVVDQFPQLRKPVAAIASFAGDIAVVARNPRAISVIGAGSLLIWSLDVGTAILVLAALDSGLALGPLLAVGTLAVSVGNLAKVLPLSQGGIGLYEAAFTALVVALTPIGAPTALAAAVVDHALKNGVTLVGGAAAITLLGVSPTEAAQQGTAAEAAQ
- a CDS encoding NAD-dependent epimerase/dehydratase family protein, which translates into the protein MDISDQRILVTGGAGFVGSHLVDRLLADGAAVTVVDNCSTGSRDRVADDARFVEADLTDPDALDGVLDDIDLVFHLAASKLVNTDRPHGQFEDNTKMTLNLLEAMADADVTQIAYTSSSTVYGEAPRPTPEDYAPLEPISAYGAGKLADEGLLSARAHSHDLTVWNFRFANVVGPGLRGAVIPDFIEKLTENPDTLTILGDGRQEKSYLHITDCVDAMLHIVANATDAVNSYNLGTRTTTSVDRIAAIVADEMDLDPDYEYTGGDRGWTGDVPKMRLSIEKLSALGWEPTLSSDAAVRRSTRELIDELC
- a CDS encoding succinylglutamate desuccinylase/aspartoacylase family protein — encoded protein: MHTAERTTLARLPSGVRIETTVHRYGTGDGPTLYVQAAQHGREINGTELLRRLHVGLTSDESAHLPGAVDHTALDGTLIAVPLADPLTFDRVSYTTPEPIDSAHPNMNRCWPGDPEGTVHERMAARLWAEAEEADAIVDLHTGSPEMLTHTVYLRGNDDARQLAEAFGTNVLLAEAAGDDADAEWNDRNFGRKLRVAATREGIPAITPELGSNKQLDGEAIAAGLRGLVDLCRHLDLLDGEPEPWDGTRATNHLGRVRATDSGLFVVAEGVDLGMAVDEGDRLGTVYDPTSYESLQDATADREGIVYSIAREATVTAGQTLIGIAERLVDAEPNR